One Nocardioides oleivorans DNA segment encodes these proteins:
- the kdpA gene encoding potassium-transporting ATPase subunit KdpA — protein sequence MSDTTSGLLTIAVLVALLAAAYVPLGDYMARVFTSTRHLRVERLVYRLSGVDPTAEQGARSYATSVVGFSLVSVVVLMAVLLGQAALPMSRDLPGMPWWMSFNTAVSFVTNTNWQSYAGESTLGFTAQMAGLAVQNFLSAAVGIAIAVALIRSFVRSRSGTLGNFWVDLTRATVRILLPLSFVAALLLVAGGVVQSFTDTTITTLAGHSQVLTGGPVASQEAIKELGNNGGGFFNANSAHPFENPTAITNFLEVFLILVLPVALTRTLGTMLGNRRQGLAVLSVMGLLWTVSLVVTTWAEVGAHSVAGRAAGAAMEGKETRFGEWASALFAVATTGTSTGAVNASHDSLTPAGGGTVLVNMMLGEIVPGGVGAGIYGILVMAILTVFVAGLMVGRTPELLGKKISAKQMTYVALYTLTTPALVLVGTGAAIARGSTAEAMGNPGGHGFSEVLYAYTSAANNNGSAFGGITVTSDFFQITLGLAMLLGRLLPIVLVLLLAGSLAEQGKVPATAGTLPTHTPLFVGMLVGVIVIMTGLTYFPALALGPIAEAL from the coding sequence GTGAGCGACACGACCTCCGGACTCCTCACCATCGCCGTCCTCGTCGCCCTGCTCGCAGCGGCGTACGTCCCCCTCGGCGACTACATGGCGCGGGTCTTCACCAGCACCCGCCACCTGCGCGTCGAGCGCCTCGTCTACCGGCTGAGCGGGGTCGATCCCACCGCCGAGCAGGGCGCGCGGTCCTACGCCACCAGCGTCGTCGGCTTCAGCCTCGTCAGCGTCGTCGTCCTGATGGCGGTCCTGCTCGGCCAGGCGGCGCTGCCCATGAGCCGCGACCTGCCCGGCATGCCGTGGTGGATGTCGTTCAACACCGCCGTCTCCTTCGTCACCAACACCAACTGGCAGTCCTACGCCGGCGAGTCGACGCTCGGCTTCACCGCCCAGATGGCGGGGCTGGCGGTCCAGAACTTCCTGTCGGCCGCCGTCGGCATCGCGATCGCGGTCGCACTGATCCGCAGCTTCGTCCGCTCGCGCAGCGGCACGCTCGGCAACTTCTGGGTCGACCTGACCCGCGCGACCGTCCGGATCCTGCTGCCGCTGTCGTTCGTCGCGGCCCTGCTGCTCGTCGCGGGCGGGGTGGTGCAGAGCTTCACCGACACCACGATCACCACGCTCGCCGGCCACTCGCAGGTGCTCACCGGTGGACCGGTCGCGAGCCAGGAGGCGATCAAGGAGCTCGGCAACAACGGCGGTGGCTTCTTCAACGCCAACTCCGCGCACCCCTTCGAGAACCCGACGGCGATCACCAACTTCCTCGAGGTGTTCCTGATCCTCGTGCTCCCGGTGGCGCTCACCCGCACCCTCGGGACCATGCTCGGCAACCGCCGTCAGGGCCTCGCCGTCCTCTCGGTGATGGGCCTGCTCTGGACGGTGTCGCTGGTCGTCACGACCTGGGCCGAGGTGGGGGCACACTCCGTCGCCGGCCGGGCAGCGGGCGCCGCGATGGAGGGCAAGGAGACCCGCTTCGGCGAGTGGGCGTCGGCGCTCTTCGCGGTCGCCACGACCGGTACGTCGACGGGCGCCGTCAACGCCTCCCACGACTCGCTCACCCCCGCCGGCGGCGGCACGGTGCTGGTCAACATGATGCTGGGCGAGATCGTCCCCGGCGGCGTCGGCGCGGGCATCTACGGCATCCTCGTGATGGCCATCCTCACCGTCTTCGTGGCCGGCCTGATGGTCGGCCGGACGCCCGAGCTGCTGGGCAAGAAGATCAGCGCGAAGCAGATGACCTACGTCGCGCTCTACACGCTCACCACCCCCGCCCTCGTCCTCGTCGGCACCGGCGCGGCGATCGCCCGCGGCAGCACGGCCGAGGCGATGGGCAACCCGGGCGGCCACGGCTTCAGCGAGGTGCTCTACGCCTACACGTCGGCGGCCAACAACAACGGCAGCGCGTTCGGCGGGATCACCGTGACCTCGGACTTCTTCCAGATCACCCTCGGCCTGGCGATGCTGCTCGGCCGGCTGCTGCCGATCGTCCTGGTCCTGCTGCTCGCGGGCTCGCTCGCCGAGCAGGGCAAGGTGCCCGCCACGGCCGGCACGCTCCCCACCCACACACCCCTCTTCGTCGGGATGCTGGTCGGCGTCATCGTGATCATGACCGGCCTCACCTACTTCCCGGCGCTCGCCCTCGGACCGATCGCAGAGGCCCTCTGA
- a CDS encoding GNAT family N-acetyltransferase — MGDDTLRSPVEMAVHDRFVAVNGDHPMTAEDDAYVRAHFVAATPEALDAMLAGLLPLPSYVLGDGTPMVPATHASLADVAGGTDRLHDWFVAFWEGDAETGEQKWVHYLNGQYVALREVTPVRIKQLLERVAEAAAAVDLLRHDPHDGVGRGMLGEAIDGVIAVAGLDSLLLPMTAYDRLRFGQPTLRETWVDHPRAEFLTPVPPVWPLRTERLLLRPFEPGDADAFVGAWASEEWTSLLLTRPQNRAEVVDMVRRRMEPGDGRFVGLAVVTHDGTVVGDSMLHLQGTGLSEGEIGWTILPDQGGRGYATEAAQAVLGLGFEHYGLRRIVANLDTRNDRSAALCERLGMRREVHRVGDFWSKGQWTSSYEYALLRDDWRATQP, encoded by the coding sequence GTGGGAGATGACACGCTGAGGAGCCCGGTCGAGATGGCCGTCCACGACCGCTTCGTCGCGGTCAACGGCGACCACCCCATGACGGCCGAGGACGACGCCTACGTCCGCGCACACTTCGTCGCGGCCACGCCCGAGGCGCTCGACGCGATGCTGGCCGGCCTCCTGCCGCTGCCGTCGTACGTCCTCGGCGACGGGACGCCGATGGTCCCCGCCACGCACGCCTCGCTCGCCGACGTCGCGGGCGGCACCGACCGCCTCCACGACTGGTTCGTCGCGTTCTGGGAGGGCGACGCCGAGACCGGCGAGCAGAAGTGGGTGCACTACCTCAACGGGCAGTACGTCGCCCTCCGCGAGGTGACGCCCGTCCGGATCAAGCAGCTGCTCGAGCGCGTCGCCGAGGCCGCTGCCGCCGTCGACCTGCTGCGCCACGACCCCCACGACGGCGTCGGCCGCGGGATGCTCGGCGAGGCCATCGACGGCGTGATCGCCGTCGCCGGGCTCGACTCGCTGCTCCTGCCGATGACGGCGTACGACCGGCTCCGCTTCGGCCAGCCCACGCTGCGCGAGACGTGGGTCGACCACCCGCGCGCGGAGTTCCTCACCCCCGTCCCACCGGTCTGGCCGCTGCGGACCGAGCGGCTGCTGCTGCGCCCGTTCGAGCCGGGTGACGCCGACGCGTTCGTCGGGGCCTGGGCCTCGGAGGAGTGGACCAGCCTGCTGCTGACCCGCCCGCAGAACCGGGCCGAGGTCGTCGACATGGTGCGGCGCCGGATGGAGCCCGGCGACGGGAGGTTCGTCGGCCTCGCGGTCGTCACGCACGACGGGACAGTGGTCGGCGACTCCATGCTCCACCTCCAGGGCACCGGCCTCAGCGAGGGCGAGATCGGGTGGACGATCCTCCCCGACCAGGGCGGTCGCGGCTATGCCACCGAGGCCGCGCAGGCCGTGCTCGGGCTCGGCTTCGAGCACTACGGCCTCCGGCGGATCGTGGCCAACCTCGACACCCGCAACGACCGCTCCGCCGCCCTCTGCGAGCGCCTCGGGATGCGCCGCGAGGTGCACCGGGTCGGCGACTTCTGGTCCAAGGGCCAGTGGACCAGCTCCTACGAGTACGCCCTCCTACGCGACGACTGGCGCGCGACCCAGCCCTGA
- a CDS encoding TMEM165/GDT1 family protein, with product MIDPLVVALAFGAIFVVELPDKTFIATLVMSTRMRPLLVWLGVALAFLVQTAVAVGVGKAASFLPADLIHGVAAAMFVIGAIILFREARTSDDDESEQEDEYAARSTAQGFRVVVTSFLVLFAAEWGDLSQLLTISLVAKYDDPVSVFLGSWGALLAVSGLAVVVGRVLLQHVRLAVLHYVGAAVCVLMAGLTLWEMTR from the coding sequence GTGATCGATCCCCTCGTCGTGGCCCTGGCGTTCGGAGCCATCTTCGTCGTCGAGCTGCCGGACAAGACGTTCATCGCCACGCTCGTGATGTCGACGCGGATGCGTCCGCTGCTCGTCTGGCTCGGCGTCGCGCTGGCCTTCCTCGTCCAGACCGCCGTGGCGGTCGGCGTCGGCAAGGCGGCGTCGTTCCTCCCCGCCGACCTGATCCACGGCGTCGCCGCGGCGATGTTCGTCATCGGCGCGATCATCCTCTTCCGCGAGGCCCGCACGTCCGACGACGACGAGTCCGAGCAGGAGGACGAGTACGCCGCTCGCTCCACCGCGCAGGGCTTCCGCGTCGTCGTCACCTCGTTCCTCGTGCTCTTCGCGGCCGAGTGGGGCGACCTGTCGCAGCTGCTGACGATCTCCCTCGTCGCCAAGTACGACGACCCGGTGTCGGTCTTCCTCGGCTCGTGGGGTGCCCTCCTCGCGGTCTCCGGCCTCGCGGTCGTCGTCGGCCGGGTGCTGCTCCAGCACGTGCGGCTCGCGGTCCTCCACTACGTGGGTGCGGCGGTCTGCGTCCTGATGGCAGGCTTGACCCTGTGGGAGATGACACGCTGA
- a CDS encoding arginine deiminase: protein MAQTPHGADSEVGRLATVMLHRPGNELKRLTPRNNDRLLFDGIPWVSRAQEEHDAFAETLRNRGVEVLYLTDLLTETLDSELARNHAITSALSGLHLGDTMRRYLATALKDLSPAELTDVLTSGIRNDEVKGGHGLVTSLLDPHDFLVDPLPNLLFTRDSSVWVRDRVAVTSLAMPARKRETQLTELIYTEHPRFAGTRKIHGWHNEHVEGGDVLLLAPGVIAVGVGERTTPAGVERLARQVFHAGLAHTVLAVPIAQERATMHLDTVCTMVDVDKVVMYPNVADNLRAVTVTMSGSGDDEADLELEVSGSEPFLVAAAKAMQIDTLHQIDTGLDPVTAEREQWDDGNNTLALAPRVAVAYERNDETNDRLEDAGIEVVRIAGSELGSGRGGPRCMSCPISREPLHAE from the coding sequence ATGGCACAGACTCCCCACGGCGCGGACAGCGAGGTCGGCCGGCTGGCGACCGTCATGCTCCACCGGCCCGGCAACGAGCTGAAGCGGCTCACGCCCCGCAACAACGACCGCCTCCTCTTCGACGGGATCCCGTGGGTCAGCCGGGCGCAGGAGGAGCACGACGCGTTCGCCGAGACGCTGCGCAACCGCGGAGTGGAGGTGCTCTACCTCACCGACCTGCTCACCGAGACCCTCGACAGCGAGCTCGCCCGCAACCACGCGATCACGAGCGCGCTCTCGGGCCTGCACCTCGGCGACACGATGCGCCGCTACCTCGCGACCGCGCTCAAGGACCTCTCCCCGGCCGAGCTCACCGACGTGCTGACCTCGGGCATCCGCAACGACGAGGTCAAGGGCGGCCACGGCCTGGTCACCAGCCTGCTCGACCCCCACGACTTCCTCGTCGACCCGCTGCCGAACCTGCTCTTCACGCGCGACTCCAGCGTGTGGGTGCGCGACCGCGTCGCCGTCACCAGCCTCGCCATGCCGGCGCGCAAGCGAGAGACCCAGCTGACCGAGCTGATCTACACCGAGCACCCGCGCTTCGCCGGCACCCGCAAGATCCACGGCTGGCACAACGAGCACGTCGAGGGCGGCGACGTGCTGCTCCTCGCGCCCGGCGTGATCGCGGTCGGCGTCGGGGAGCGTACGACCCCCGCCGGCGTGGAGCGGCTCGCCCGCCAGGTCTTCCACGCGGGCCTCGCCCACACCGTGCTGGCCGTGCCGATCGCGCAGGAGCGCGCCACGATGCACCTCGACACCGTCTGCACGATGGTCGACGTCGACAAGGTCGTGATGTACCCCAACGTCGCCGACAACCTCCGGGCGGTGACGGTCACGATGTCGGGCAGCGGCGACGACGAGGCCGACCTCGAGCTCGAGGTCAGCGGCTCGGAGCCCTTCCTGGTCGCCGCGGCCAAGGCGATGCAGATCGACACGCTGCACCAGATCGACACCGGCCTCGACCCGGTCACCGCCGAGCGCGAGCAGTGGGACGACGGCAACAACACCCTGGCCCTCGCACCGCGGGTGGCGGTCGCCTACGAGCGCAACGACGAGACCAACGACCGGCTCGAGGACGCCGGCATTGAGGTCGTCCGGATCGCCGGTTCCGAGCTCGGCTCGGGTCGCGGCGGGCCGCGCTGCATGAGCTGCCCGATCTCGCGCGAGCCGCTCCACGCGGAGTGA
- a CDS encoding DUF4446 family protein: MLDVVAVALAAVACVLAALALRRTTTRAGGADVEALPEDVHGLRQEVAALKAENRDALRHLSVVRYDAFGDVGGHLSWSLAVLDDAGHGVVLTSIHGRSEARTYAKSVSSWTCEQQLSPEEEEAIEHARP; this comes from the coding sequence ATGCTCGATGTGGTCGCCGTCGCCCTTGCCGCTGTCGCGTGCGTCCTCGCTGCGCTCGCCCTCCGTCGTACGACGACTCGCGCGGGCGGCGCGGACGTCGAGGCGCTGCCCGAGGACGTCCACGGCCTGCGGCAGGAGGTCGCGGCCCTCAAGGCCGAGAACCGCGACGCGCTGCGGCACCTCTCGGTCGTGCGCTACGACGCGTTCGGCGACGTGGGCGGGCACCTCAGCTGGAGCCTCGCCGTGCTCGACGACGCCGGCCACGGCGTCGTGCTGACCTCCATCCACGGCCGCAGCGAGGCCCGGACCTACGCCAAGTCGGTGTCGTCGTGGACCTGCGAGCAGCAGCTCTCGCCGGAGGAGGAGGAGGCGATCGAGCACGCCCGCCCCTGA
- a CDS encoding potassium-transporting ATPase subunit F: MSLSSSLLVVAVVVIALYVLAALVFPERFE, encoded by the coding sequence ATGTCCCTCTCCAGCAGCCTGCTCGTGGTCGCGGTGGTCGTCATCGCGCTCTACGTCCTTGCAGCCCTCGTCTTCCCGGAGCGCTTCGAGTGA
- the kdpB gene encoding potassium-transporting ATPase subunit KdpB, with amino-acid sequence MKLTPRRSSPPLRSPEQRRGDPESPTIWSLSAHQLPEAVRKLDPRHMWRSPVMFLVLLGSVVTTVAAVGDPSVFTVSIAAWLWLTVLFGNLAEAVAEGRGKAQAASLRATRTDTVARLLADDGTESRVAATQLKVGDRVMVEAGEVVPGDGDIVEGIASVDESAITGESAPVIREAGGDRSAVTGGTRVLSDRIVVRITAAAGETFLDKMIALVEGTSRRKTPNEIALSILLASLTLVFLAAVATLAPMATYAGAPQDLVVLVALLVCLIPTTIGALLSAIGIAGMDRLVRVNVLAMSGRAVEAAGDVSTLLLDKTGTITYGNRQASRFVAAPGVGDDELRDTARLSSLADQTPEGRSVVELALTQGADDRLLPGDATFVEFTAQTRMSGVDLADGTQVRKGAGSAIAAWLGVEQPPEVREIVEQISREGGTPLVIGRKDAAGSGAVLGVIHLKDVVKDGMAERFAELRSMGIRTVMITGDNALTAQAIAAEAGVDDFLAEATPEDKMAYIQREQAGGRLVAMTGDGTNDAPALAAADVGVAMNSGTAAAKEAGNMVDLDSDPTKLIDIVEIGKQLLITRGALTTFSIANDVAKYFAIIPAMFVTAYPSLDRLNVMGLSSPQSAILSAVVFNALVIVALIPLALRGVRFRAASATSVLRRNILVFGLGGIVVPFVGIKLIDLLVSTLPGFSS; translated from the coding sequence ATGAAACTCACCCCACGACGTTCTTCTCCTCCGCTGCGCTCCCCCGAACAACGCCGCGGGGACCCCGAGTCTCCGACCATCTGGTCGCTCAGCGCACACCAGCTGCCCGAGGCCGTCCGCAAGCTCGACCCGCGCCACATGTGGCGCTCGCCCGTGATGTTCCTGGTGCTGCTCGGCTCGGTCGTGACCACGGTCGCGGCGGTCGGCGACCCGAGCGTCTTCACCGTCTCGATCGCCGCGTGGCTCTGGCTGACCGTGCTCTTCGGCAACCTCGCCGAGGCGGTGGCCGAAGGTCGCGGGAAGGCCCAGGCCGCCTCGCTGCGCGCCACCCGCACCGACACCGTGGCCCGGCTCCTCGCCGACGACGGCACCGAGTCCCGGGTCGCGGCGACCCAGCTGAAGGTCGGCGACCGGGTGATGGTCGAGGCGGGCGAGGTCGTGCCCGGCGACGGCGACATCGTCGAGGGCATCGCCTCGGTCGACGAGTCGGCCATCACCGGCGAGTCCGCCCCGGTCATCCGGGAGGCCGGCGGCGACCGGTCGGCGGTGACAGGTGGGACGCGCGTCCTGTCCGACCGGATCGTCGTACGCATCACCGCGGCGGCCGGCGAGACCTTCCTCGACAAGATGATCGCGCTGGTCGAGGGCACCTCGCGCCGCAAGACCCCCAACGAGATCGCGCTCTCGATCCTGCTCGCCAGCCTGACCCTCGTCTTCCTCGCCGCGGTCGCGACGCTCGCGCCGATGGCGACGTACGCCGGTGCGCCGCAGGACCTCGTCGTCCTCGTCGCACTGCTGGTCTGCCTCATCCCCACGACGATCGGCGCATTGCTCTCGGCGATCGGCATCGCCGGCATGGACCGGTTGGTGCGGGTCAACGTGCTCGCCATGTCCGGCCGAGCGGTCGAGGCCGCAGGCGACGTCAGCACCCTGCTGCTCGACAAGACCGGCACGATCACCTACGGCAACCGCCAGGCCAGCCGCTTCGTCGCGGCTCCCGGCGTCGGCGACGACGAGCTGCGCGACACGGCCAGGCTCTCCAGCCTCGCCGACCAGACCCCCGAGGGGAGGTCGGTCGTCGAGCTCGCCCTCACGCAGGGCGCCGACGACCGCCTCCTCCCGGGCGACGCGACCTTCGTCGAGTTCACCGCGCAGACCCGGATGTCCGGCGTCGACCTGGCCGACGGCACCCAGGTCCGCAAGGGCGCCGGCTCCGCGATCGCCGCGTGGCTGGGCGTCGAGCAGCCGCCCGAGGTGCGCGAGATCGTCGAGCAGATCTCCCGCGAGGGGGGTACGCCGCTGGTGATCGGCCGCAAGGACGCGGCCGGGTCGGGTGCCGTGCTCGGCGTGATCCACCTCAAGGACGTCGTGAAGGACGGCATGGCCGAGCGGTTCGCCGAGCTGCGCTCGATGGGCATCCGCACGGTGATGATCACCGGCGACAACGCGCTCACCGCGCAGGCGATCGCCGCGGAGGCGGGGGTCGACGACTTCCTGGCCGAGGCGACGCCCGAGGACAAGATGGCCTACATCCAGCGCGAGCAGGCGGGCGGCCGGCTCGTCGCGATGACCGGCGACGGCACGAACGACGCCCCCGCCCTGGCCGCGGCCGACGTCGGCGTCGCGATGAACAGCGGCACCGCCGCCGCCAAGGAGGCCGGCAACATGGTCGACCTCGACTCCGACCCGACGAAGCTCATCGACATCGTCGAGATCGGCAAGCAGCTGCTCATCACCCGCGGCGCGCTGACGACCTTCTCCATCGCCAACGACGTCGCGAAGTACTTCGCGATCATCCCGGCGATGTTCGTCACCGCCTACCCCTCGCTCGACCGGCTCAACGTGATGGGCCTGTCGTCGCCGCAGTCCGCGATCCTCTCGGCGGTCGTCTTCAACGCCCTCGTGATCGTCGCGCTCATCCCACTGGCCCTGCGCGGGGTGCGCTTCCGGGCGGCGTCCGCGACGTCCGTGCTGCGCCGCAACATCCTGGTCTTCGGCCTCGGCGGCATCGTCGTGCCGTTCGTCGGGATCAAGCTCATCGACCTGCTCGTCTCCACCCTCCCCGGCTTCAGCTCCTGA
- the kdpC gene encoding potassium-transporting ATPase subunit KdpC, with protein sequence MTMFSDLARQSLASLRLLLAMTVLLGVGYPAAVWAAGQPFGDRASGQPVSLEGQVVGSRLIGQQFDGDEWFHSRPSPNDHDTLASAPSNLGPSNPDLVAAIAERRAEVAAREGVEPGDVPPDALTGSGSGLDPHISPAYARLQVARVAGANGLSVAVVEGLVADATQGRGLGFLGEPGVNVLELNLAVSAAASGPGGD encoded by the coding sequence ATGACCATGTTCTCCGACCTCGCCCGCCAGTCCCTAGCCTCGCTGCGTCTCCTGCTCGCCATGACTGTCCTGCTCGGCGTCGGCTACCCCGCCGCGGTGTGGGCCGCCGGCCAGCCGTTCGGCGACCGCGCCTCCGGCCAACCCGTCAGCCTCGAGGGCCAGGTCGTCGGCTCCCGCCTGATCGGCCAGCAGTTCGACGGCGATGAGTGGTTCCACTCCCGTCCCTCGCCGAACGACCACGACACCCTCGCCTCGGCCCCGAGCAACCTCGGCCCCAGCAACCCGGACCTCGTCGCGGCCATCGCCGAACGTCGTGCGGAGGTCGCGGCGCGCGAGGGCGTCGAGCCCGGCGACGTACCCCCCGACGCGCTGACCGGCTCGGGCTCCGGCCTCGACCCGCACATCTCGCCGGCCTACGCCCGGCTCCAGGTCGCCCGGGTGGCCGGGGCGAACGGGCTGTCCGTGGCCGTCGTGGAGGGCCTCGTCGCGGATGCCACCCAGGGTCGAGGTCTGGGCTTCCTCGGTGAGCCGGGCGTCAACGTGCTCGAGCTCAACCTCGCCGTCTCTGCTGCTGCTTCCGGTCCAGGTGGAGACTGA
- a CDS encoding prephenate dehydratase — MNDDRRRIAYQGEPGANGHLICQEAYPDWEPMPCASFEDTFAAVENGDADLAMIPIDNSIAGRVADIHHFLPTSSLKIVGERFLRIRFALMALPGAGVGSLRTVHSHVHALGQCRGVIRELGLTPVVAGDTAGAAREVAESGDPTQAALAPPLAAEIYGLEILRDDVEDEDHNTTRFVVLSRDFEQAPAGNGPVVTTFIFNVRNLPAALYKALGGFATNGVNMTKLESYMVGGHFTATQFLAEVDGHPDDVGVRNALEELAFFTTEVKVLGVYPADPFRGA; from the coding sequence GTGAACGACGACAGGCGCCGCATCGCCTACCAGGGCGAGCCCGGGGCCAACGGGCACCTGATCTGCCAGGAGGCCTACCCCGACTGGGAACCGATGCCGTGCGCGTCCTTCGAGGACACCTTCGCAGCCGTCGAGAACGGTGACGCCGACCTCGCGATGATCCCGATCGACAACTCGATCGCGGGTCGGGTCGCCGACATCCACCACTTCCTGCCGACCTCGTCGCTCAAGATCGTCGGCGAGCGCTTCCTGCGGATCCGCTTCGCGCTGATGGCGCTCCCCGGCGCGGGCGTCGGGTCGCTCCGCACGGTGCACAGCCACGTCCACGCCCTCGGCCAGTGCCGGGGCGTCATCCGCGAGCTCGGCCTGACACCGGTCGTCGCCGGCGACACCGCCGGCGCCGCGCGCGAGGTGGCCGAGAGCGGCGACCCGACGCAGGCCGCCCTCGCCCCTCCCCTGGCGGCCGAGATCTACGGCCTCGAGATCCTCCGCGACGACGTCGAGGACGAGGACCACAACACCACCCGCTTCGTCGTCCTCTCCCGTGACTTCGAGCAGGCGCCGGCCGGCAACGGACCGGTCGTGACGACCTTCATCTTCAACGTCCGCAACCTGCCGGCCGCGCTCTACAAGGCGCTCGGCGGCTTCGCGACCAACGGGGTCAACATGACCAAGCTCGAGAGCTACATGGTCGGCGGGCACTTCACCGCCACCCAGTTCCTCGCCGAGGTCGACGGCCACCCCGACGACGTGGGCGTGCGCAACGCGCTCGAGGAGCTCGCGTTCTTCACCACCGAGGTGAAGGTCCTCGGCGTCTACCCGGCCGACCCGTTCCGCGGCGCCTAG